One segment of Curtobacterium sp. MR_MD2014 DNA contains the following:
- a CDS encoding thymidine phosphorylase, producing MAVEPFDTVDLIRTKRSGEALATAEIDWLVDAYTRGYVEDPQMAALAMAIFLNGMERREIKDLTLAMIASGERMSFDALGKTTVDKHSTGGVGDKITLPLAPLVASFGVAVPQLSGRGLGHTGGTLDKLESIAGWQASISNDRMMEVLRDVGAVICAAGSGLAPADKKLYALRDITGTVECIPLIASSIMSKKIAEGTGALVLDVKFGSGAFMPTYEASKELAQTMVDLGNDAGVATSALLTDMEVPLGLTIGNALEVRESVEVLAGGGPSDVVSLTVELASEMLRLAGLPDADPAAALADGRAMDTWRRMIEAQGGDPAADLPVARERHVVTATESGVLVQQDALPFGIAAWRLGAGRARAQDPVQAGAGIELHVKPGDTVTAGQPLWTLHTDEPARFDRALESLEGAWAIGSSAPERGPIVRERITG from the coding sequence ATGGCAGTCGAGCCCTTCGACACCGTCGACCTCATCCGCACCAAGCGCTCCGGCGAGGCCCTGGCCACCGCCGAGATCGACTGGCTCGTCGACGCGTACACGCGCGGGTACGTCGAGGACCCGCAGATGGCGGCCCTGGCGATGGCGATCTTCCTCAACGGCATGGAACGGCGGGAGATCAAGGACCTGACGCTCGCGATGATCGCGTCGGGGGAGCGGATGTCGTTCGACGCCCTCGGCAAGACCACGGTGGACAAGCACTCCACCGGAGGCGTCGGGGACAAGATCACGCTGCCGCTCGCGCCGCTCGTCGCGTCGTTCGGGGTGGCGGTGCCGCAGCTCTCCGGCCGCGGACTCGGCCACACCGGTGGCACGCTCGACAAGCTCGAGTCGATCGCCGGATGGCAGGCGTCGATCTCGAACGACCGCATGATGGAGGTGCTCCGCGACGTCGGGGCGGTCATCTGCGCGGCCGGCTCGGGACTGGCACCGGCGGACAAGAAGCTCTACGCGCTCCGTGACATCACCGGCACCGTCGAGTGCATCCCGCTCATCGCGTCGAGCATCATGTCGAAGAAGATCGCCGAGGGCACGGGTGCGCTCGTGCTCGACGTCAAGTTCGGCTCCGGTGCGTTCATGCCGACGTACGAGGCGTCGAAGGAGCTCGCGCAGACGATGGTCGACCTCGGCAACGACGCGGGCGTGGCGACCTCGGCGCTGCTCACCGACATGGAGGTCCCGCTCGGCCTGACGATCGGGAACGCGCTCGAGGTCCGGGAGTCGGTCGAGGTCCTCGCCGGCGGCGGCCCGTCCGACGTGGTCTCGCTGACGGTCGAGCTCGCGTCGGAGATGCTGCGGCTCGCCGGGCTGCCGGACGCCGATCCGGCGGCAGCGCTGGCCGACGGTCGGGCGATGGACACGTGGCGCCGGATGATCGAGGCTCAGGGCGGCGACCCCGCTGCGGACCTGCCGGTCGCCCGCGAGCGACACGTGGTCACGGCGACGGAGTCGGGTGTGCTCGTCCAGCAGGACGCCCTGCCGTTCGGCATCGCCGCGTGGCGTCTCGGCGCCGGCCGGGCCCGCGCGCAGGACCCGGTGCAGGCGGGAGCCGGCATCGAGCTGCACGTCAAGCCCGGCGACACCGTCACCGCGGGCCAGCCGCTCTGGACGCTCCACACCGACGAGCCGGCGCGCTTCGACCGCGCGCTGGAGTCGCTCGAGGGTGCGTGGGCGATCGGGTCGTCCGCGCCCGAGCGCGGCCCCATCGTGCGGGAGCGCATCACCGGCTGA
- a CDS encoding cytidine deaminase, with the protein MIDASVDVDWSALRDAATAAMRRAYAPYSSFPVGAAALTDDGRIVSGCNIENASYGVTLCAECSLVSQLHMTGGGKLVAFTCVDGDGATLMPCGRCRQLLFEHSTEGMLLETVSGIRTIDQVLPDAFGPRTLATYQQEH; encoded by the coding sequence GTGATCGACGCGAGCGTCGACGTCGACTGGAGCGCCCTGCGGGACGCTGCGACCGCCGCGATGCGGCGGGCCTACGCGCCGTACTCGTCGTTCCCGGTCGGCGCTGCTGCGCTCACCGACGACGGACGGATCGTCTCGGGCTGCAACATCGAGAACGCGTCGTACGGGGTCACCCTGTGCGCCGAGTGCTCGCTCGTCTCGCAGCTGCACATGACCGGCGGCGGCAAGCTCGTCGCGTTCACCTGCGTGGACGGCGACGGTGCGACGCTCATGCCGTGCGGCCGGTGCCGGCAGCTGCTGTTCGAGCACTCGACCGAGGGCATGCTCCTCGAGACGGTCTCGGGCATCCGCACGATCGACCAGGTGCTCCCCGACGCGTTCGGGCCCCGCACCCTCGCGACCTACCAGCAGGAGCACTGA
- a CDS encoding ABC transporter permease: MSTTTTAAPAPALSDRPIETTRSWKAPIGFGVFTLLALLFFGVLHRAGDTTFRLANGGDFFALPNVPLPATGTGIVVIVLLALATVYAVVEVRANRRIPLWLTAVFAVVFVVGFLAWSAAGDTIPVPGLLLGALGLSVPLVFGALGGVISERVGVVNIAIEGQFLAGAFTSAMIASLTGSAWVGLVGALVAGVLVSFLLAAFSIKYLVDQVIVGVVINAFISGLTGFLYSQVLSPNEQTLNIGVRFPKLEIPVLHQIPVIGPVFFEQTVVVYLAYVAVAVVTFALFKTRWGLRLRAVGEHPQAADTVGINVARTRFWNVSLAGAIAGLGGAYFTLDAVGPFTKDMTAGAGYIALAAVIFGRWDPIRATLAALLFGFASNLQNILGAIDSPVPSEFLLMLPYVVTIFAVAGLVGQSRGPAAAGKPYTKS; this comes from the coding sequence ATGAGCACCACCACCACCGCGGCGCCCGCACCGGCGCTGTCCGACCGCCCGATCGAGACGACCCGGAGCTGGAAGGCCCCGATCGGCTTCGGCGTCTTCACCCTGCTCGCGCTGCTGTTCTTCGGCGTGCTCCACCGTGCCGGCGACACCACGTTCCGGCTCGCGAACGGCGGTGACTTCTTCGCGCTGCCGAACGTGCCGCTCCCCGCGACCGGTACCGGCATCGTCGTCATCGTCCTGCTGGCGCTCGCCACCGTGTACGCCGTCGTCGAGGTCCGCGCGAACCGCCGGATCCCGCTCTGGCTGACCGCGGTCTTCGCGGTCGTCTTCGTCGTCGGCTTCCTCGCCTGGTCGGCCGCCGGGGACACCATCCCCGTGCCGGGCCTGCTCCTGGGCGCCCTGGGCCTCAGCGTCCCGCTCGTGTTCGGTGCCCTCGGCGGCGTCATCTCGGAGCGTGTCGGCGTCGTGAACATCGCCATCGAGGGCCAGTTCCTCGCCGGTGCGTTCACCTCGGCGATGATCGCCTCGTTGACCGGGTCCGCGTGGGTCGGCCTCGTCGGTGCGCTCGTCGCCGGCGTGCTCGTCTCGTTCCTCCTGGCGGCGTTCAGCATCAAGTACCTGGTCGACCAGGTCATCGTCGGTGTCGTCATCAACGCGTTCATCTCGGGCCTGACGGGCTTCCTCTACTCGCAGGTGCTCTCGCCGAACGAGCAGACGCTCAACATCGGCGTGCGCTTCCCGAAGCTCGAGATCCCGGTCCTGCACCAGATCCCGGTCATCGGCCCGGTGTTCTTCGAGCAGACGGTCGTCGTCTACCTCGCCTACGTCGCGGTCGCGGTCGTCACCTTCGCGCTGTTCAAGACCCGCTGGGGCCTGCGCCTCCGCGCGGTCGGCGAGCACCCGCAGGCCGCGGACACGGTGGGCATCAACGTCGCGCGGACGCGCTTCTGGAACGTCTCGCTCGCCGGCGCGATCGCCGGTCTCGGCGGCGCGTACTTCACGCTCGACGCGGTCGGCCCGTTCACGAAGGACATGACCGCGGGCGCGGGCTACATCGCCCTGGCCGCCGTCATCTTCGGTCGCTGGGACCCGATCCGCGCGACGCTCGCGGCGCTGCTGTTCGGCTTCGCGTCGAACCTGCAGAACATCCTCGGCGCGATCGACTCGCCGGTGCCGAGCGAGTTCCTGCTCATGCTGCCCTACGTGGTCACGATCTTCGCGGTCGCCGGCCTGGTCGGGCAGTCGCGCGGACCGGCGGCCGCCGGCAAGCCGTACACCAAGAGCTGA
- a CDS encoding ABC transporter permease yields MSTPTPDNTQPATPAEAPTDDRMQDVEGTTHLMTDSADDTERRAAGGDRWSTALQSIVNGSVLVTVLAVVLALVACGILIAVTDENVRAAAGYFFARPTDTFQAVGTAVGGAYRSLFQGSVVNFGASSFAQAIAPITRSVDYAVPLIAAGLGIALSFRAGLFNIGGQGQILIGAAAAGWVGFSFDGPAAIHIPLTVVAGIVGGAVWGGLVGILKARTGANEVVLTIMLNYVALYLVSYLLRTPGLLQAPGSSNPISPATKESAVFPALFGPRYGIDLGFVVALIAVVVVWWLVNKSSLGFRFRTIGENPRAARVAGMSVPALTIWVMVISGALVGIAGAYQVQGAVTSGFTSGIDAGIGFDAITVALLGRSKPWGVFWAAILFGVLKNGGYAMQAANDIPIDIVGVIQALIVLFIAAPPLVRAIFRIPQPGARRRGRAAKNSRKAVAA; encoded by the coding sequence GTGAGCACCCCCACGCCAGACAACACGCAGCCGGCGACCCCGGCCGAGGCACCCACCGACGACCGCATGCAGGACGTCGAGGGCACCACACACCTCATGACGGACTCGGCGGACGACACCGAGCGTCGGGCTGCCGGCGGTGACCGCTGGAGCACGGCGCTGCAGAGCATCGTCAACGGCTCCGTGCTCGTGACCGTCCTCGCCGTCGTCCTCGCCCTCGTCGCCTGCGGCATCCTGATCGCCGTCACCGACGAGAACGTCCGCGCGGCAGCCGGGTACTTCTTCGCCCGCCCCACCGACACCTTCCAGGCCGTCGGCACCGCGGTCGGTGGCGCGTACCGGTCGCTCTTCCAGGGCTCGGTCGTGAACTTCGGCGCGAGCTCCTTCGCGCAGGCCATCGCGCCGATCACGCGCTCGGTCGACTACGCCGTACCACTGATCGCCGCGGGCCTCGGCATCGCGCTGTCCTTCCGGGCCGGCCTCTTCAACATCGGCGGCCAGGGTCAGATCCTCATCGGTGCCGCCGCCGCCGGCTGGGTCGGCTTCTCGTTCGACGGCCCCGCCGCGATCCACATCCCGCTCACCGTCGTCGCCGGCATCGTCGGCGGTGCGGTCTGGGGTGGCCTGGTCGGGATCCTCAAGGCCCGCACCGGTGCCAACGAGGTCGTCCTGACGATCATGCTCAACTACGTCGCGCTCTACCTCGTCAGCTACCTGCTCCGCACGCCGGGGCTGCTGCAGGCGCCGGGCAGCTCGAACCCGATCTCGCCCGCCACGAAGGAGAGCGCGGTCTTCCCGGCGCTGTTCGGTCCCCGGTACGGCATCGACCTCGGCTTCGTCGTCGCGCTCATCGCCGTGGTCGTGGTGTGGTGGCTCGTCAACAAGTCGTCGCTCGGCTTCCGCTTCCGCACGATCGGTGAGAACCCGCGCGCCGCCCGCGTCGCCGGCATGAGCGTCCCCGCGCTCACCATCTGGGTGATGGTCATCTCCGGTGCGCTCGTCGGCATCGCCGGCGCCTACCAGGTGCAGGGCGCCGTGACCTCGGGCTTCACCTCGGGCATCGACGCCGGCATCGGCTTCGACGCGATCACGGTCGCCCTCCTCGGCCGTTCGAAGCCGTGGGGCGTGTTCTGGGCCGCGATCCTGTTCGGCGTCCTCAAGAACGGCGGCTACGCCATGCAGGCCGCGAACGACATCCCGATCGACATCGTCGGCGTGATCCAGGCGCTCATCGTCCTGTTCATCGCCGCACCGCCGCTCGTCCGCGCGATCTTCCGCATCCCGCAGCCGGGTGCGCGTCGTCGCGGTCGTGCCGCGAAGAACTCCCGGAAGGCGGTCGCCGCATGA
- a CDS encoding ABC transporter ATP-binding protein, which translates to MKLELRGITKRFGPLVANDHISLTVEPGEVHCLLGENGAGKSTLMNVLYGLYQADEGEILLDDVVQDFDGPGDAMRSGIGMVHQHFMLVPVFTVAENVMLGQEQTTFGGRLDLAGARKRVREISDRFGFDVDPDARIEDLPVGVQQRVEIIKALSRDAKVLVFDEPTAVLTPQETDELMGIMRQLREAGTAIVFITHKLREVREVADRITVIRLGKVVGEASPTATNNELAALMVGRAVSLVVDKTPASGGEDALVVEGVTVTDPSGVVLVDDVSFTVRRGEVLAIAGVQGNGQTELTEAIIGLEPVHAGRITLDGKELTGRTVKQVLDAGVGFVPEDRKEDGLVGEFTIAENLMLDRADHDEFVRAGTIRAAERDAFADEKIAEFDIRTPSRTTAAGRLSGGNQQKIVLARELSRELRLFVAAQPTRGIDVGSIEFVHKRIVATRDTGVPVIVVSTELDEVVALADRIAVMYRGGIVGIVPADTPRDVLGLMMAGEIPEGTELAA; encoded by the coding sequence ATGAAGCTCGAGCTCCGCGGAATCACCAAGCGGTTCGGCCCCCTGGTCGCGAACGACCACATCTCCCTCACGGTCGAACCCGGTGAGGTGCACTGCCTCCTGGGCGAGAACGGTGCGGGCAAGTCCACCCTGATGAACGTGCTCTACGGCCTGTACCAGGCGGACGAGGGCGAGATCCTCCTGGACGACGTCGTCCAGGACTTCGACGGCCCCGGCGACGCCATGCGCTCCGGCATCGGCATGGTGCACCAGCACTTCATGCTCGTGCCGGTGTTCACCGTCGCCGAGAACGTCATGCTCGGTCAGGAGCAGACGACCTTCGGTGGTCGCCTCGACCTCGCCGGGGCCCGCAAGCGCGTCCGCGAGATCAGCGACCGCTTCGGCTTCGACGTCGACCCCGACGCCCGCATCGAGGACCTGCCCGTCGGCGTGCAGCAGCGCGTCGAGATCATCAAGGCGCTGTCCCGCGACGCGAAGGTCCTCGTCTTCGACGAGCCGACGGCGGTCCTGACGCCGCAGGAGACCGACGAGCTGATGGGCATCATGCGCCAGCTCCGCGAGGCCGGCACCGCGATCGTCTTCATCACGCACAAGCTGCGCGAGGTGCGCGAGGTCGCCGACCGGATCACGGTGATCCGCCTCGGCAAGGTCGTCGGCGAGGCCTCGCCGACCGCGACGAACAACGAGCTCGCTGCGCTCATGGTCGGCCGGGCCGTCTCGCTCGTCGTCGACAAGACGCCCGCGTCCGGCGGCGAGGACGCGCTCGTGGTCGAGGGCGTGACCGTCACCGACCCGTCGGGCGTCGTGCTCGTCGACGACGTCTCGTTCACCGTCCGCCGCGGCGAGGTCCTCGCCATCGCCGGCGTGCAGGGCAACGGGCAGACCGAGCTGACCGAGGCGATCATCGGCCTCGAGCCCGTGCACGCGGGTCGCATCACGCTCGACGGCAAGGAGCTCACCGGTCGCACGGTGAAGCAGGTCCTCGACGCGGGGGTGGGCTTCGTGCCCGAGGACCGCAAGGAGGACGGCCTGGTCGGGGAGTTCACGATCGCCGAGAACCTCATGCTCGACCGCGCCGACCACGACGAGTTCGTGCGGGCCGGCACGATCCGCGCCGCCGAGCGCGACGCGTTCGCCGACGAGAAGATCGCGGAGTTCGACATCCGCACGCCGTCCCGCACCACGGCGGCCGGTCGGCTGTCGGGCGGCAACCAGCAGAAGATCGTCCTCGCCCGCGAACTGAGCCGCGAGCTGCGGCTGTTCGTGGCCGCGCAGCCCACGCGCGGCATCGACGTCGGCTCGATCGAGTTCGTGCACAAGCGCATCGTCGCCACCCGCGACACCGGCGTCCCGGTCATCGTCGTCTCCACGGAGCTCGACGAGGTCGTGGCGCTCGCCGACCGGATCGCGGTCATGTACCGCGGCGGCATCGTCGGCATCGTCCCCGCGGACACCCCGCGCGACGTCCTCGGCCTCATGATGGCCGGGGAGATCCCAGAAGGAACGGAGCTGGCAGCGTGA
- a CDS encoding BMP family lipoprotein — MTSRTRKVLLSGLALAGTMAVLAGCSAAPSDTTSAKKTDFRPCMVSDAGGFDDKSFNQLGFDGMVDAAKELGADYNKAESKDATVYDSNIEQLVNQNCNMIITVGFNLADATKKQAAANPDTEFAIIDDNSIDAKNVKPITFDTSQAAFLAGYAAASYSKTGVVGTFGGMQIPTVTIFMDGFADGVKYYNEQKKKDVKVVGWNVETGKGSFTGGFEAGTQAKSVAQTLLDQDADVILPVGGPIYQSAAEAIKDANNGSVLIGADSDLYEADPRYKDIAFTSVMKGMRPAVKDVVEQAADDKFSKEPYVGTLKNDGVGIAPFHDYESKVDSGLQDELDKIKSGIIDGSITVETQSDK, encoded by the coding sequence GTGACATCTCGTACCCGCAAGGTCCTGCTCAGCGGCCTCGCGCTCGCCGGCACCATGGCCGTCCTGGCCGGCTGCTCGGCTGCCCCGTCCGACACCACCTCGGCGAAGAAGACCGACTTCCGCCCCTGCATGGTCTCCGACGCCGGTGGCTTCGACGACAAGTCCTTCAACCAGCTCGGCTTCGACGGCATGGTCGACGCGGCGAAGGAGCTCGGCGCCGACTACAACAAGGCCGAGTCCAAGGACGCCACGGTCTACGACTCGAACATCGAGCAGCTCGTCAACCAGAACTGCAACATGATCATCACGGTCGGCTTCAACCTCGCAGACGCCACGAAGAAGCAGGCAGCTGCGAACCCCGACACCGAGTTCGCGATCATCGACGACAACTCGATCGACGCGAAGAACGTCAAGCCGATCACGTTCGACACCTCGCAGGCCGCCTTCCTGGCCGGCTACGCGGCGGCGTCCTACTCGAAGACCGGCGTCGTCGGCACCTTCGGCGGCATGCAGATCCCGACCGTCACCATCTTCATGGACGGTTTCGCGGACGGCGTGAAGTACTACAACGAGCAGAAGAAGAAGGACGTCAAGGTCGTCGGCTGGAACGTCGAGACCGGCAAGGGCTCCTTCACCGGTGGCTTCGAGGCGGGCACGCAGGCCAAGTCGGTCGCGCAGACCCTGCTCGACCAGGACGCCGACGTGATCCTGCCCGTCGGTGGCCCGATCTACCAGTCGGCCGCCGAGGCGATCAAGGACGCGAACAACGGTTCGGTCCTGATCGGCGCGGACAGCGACCTCTACGAGGCCGACCCCCGCTACAAGGACATCGCCTTCACCTCGGTGATGAAGGGCATGCGCCCGGCGGTCAAGGACGTCGTCGAGCAGGCGGCGGACGACAAGTTCTCGAAGGAGCCGTACGTCGGCACCCTGAAGAACGACGGCGTCGGCATCGCGCCGTTCCACGACTACGAGTCCAAGGTGGACTCGGGTCTGCAGGACGAGCTCGACAAGATCAAGTCGGGCATCATCGACGGCTCGATCACGGTCGAGACGCAGTCGGACAAGTAG
- a CDS encoding alpha/beta hydrolase codes for MTTTSGLDTTASAESERVRSAWSSFRSSCAWVTVDRASMPAGFARYVRENDEDRSWIGRIADAFGAAGGSGSLSNAALDIAATGQAAPALQRLFAEHLTPTEVAERWAALGLTTADASVFDGFPTDVLARLGNLEGVPYWARSTANALVLNQRLVDVERQIEQLERTVASAGDGSRVLARELTALYADRKALRNVNAALTKKGSDGKRFLIALTDDRPPLAAVSIGDLDRAKSATWAVPGMDTTTADMTTWARAAQNIADEQTDVADTTDVADPSDRAVVAWVGYTTPGPQDVLLMAKAKEGGKRLADSIRGFSAVRGTDDVQTNVVAHSYGTTAGAVALAERGVHVDRFVALGSAGLPDGLDDAQQLHADQVFAAQAKDGPTGESGQGDEWATFGREKSLAHRVDPTAQGFGATVFGADGGTGSEGQTLASVLHHAPVFKDHRGYLDRGTESLHNVALATSGQDELLTGARDR; via the coding sequence GTGACGACGACCTCGGGACTGGACACGACCGCGTCGGCCGAGTCCGAGCGCGTGCGATCGGCGTGGTCCTCCTTCCGGTCCTCCTGCGCCTGGGTCACGGTCGACCGCGCGAGCATGCCGGCGGGTTTCGCGCGCTACGTGCGCGAGAACGACGAGGATCGGAGCTGGATCGGCAGGATCGCCGACGCCTTCGGGGCCGCCGGCGGCAGTGGGTCGCTGTCGAACGCGGCTCTCGACATCGCGGCGACCGGACAGGCGGCGCCTGCCCTCCAACGGCTGTTCGCGGAGCACCTGACGCCGACGGAGGTCGCGGAGCGCTGGGCTGCGCTCGGGCTGACGACGGCCGACGCCAGCGTGTTCGACGGTTTCCCGACGGACGTGCTCGCGCGACTCGGGAACCTCGAGGGTGTCCCGTACTGGGCGCGGAGTACGGCGAACGCCCTCGTGCTGAACCAGCGACTGGTCGACGTGGAGCGCCAGATCGAGCAGCTGGAGCGGACGGTCGCATCGGCGGGTGACGGCTCACGGGTGTTGGCGCGGGAACTGACGGCGCTGTACGCGGACCGCAAGGCCCTCCGGAACGTCAATGCTGCGTTGACGAAGAAGGGCTCCGACGGGAAGCGCTTCCTCATCGCTCTCACGGATGATCGACCGCCGCTCGCTGCCGTCTCGATCGGCGATCTGGACCGTGCGAAGTCAGCGACCTGGGCTGTCCCTGGTATGGACACCACGACAGCGGACATGACGACGTGGGCGAGGGCCGCTCAGAACATCGCCGATGAGCAAACGGACGTTGCGGACACCACAGACGTCGCAGACCCTTCGGATCGAGCAGTCGTCGCTTGGGTCGGCTACACCACCCCGGGACCACAGGATGTGCTCCTCATGGCCAAGGCGAAGGAGGGCGGCAAGCGTCTCGCAGATTCGATCCGCGGGTTCTCAGCCGTCCGCGGAACTGATGACGTGCAGACGAACGTCGTGGCGCACTCCTACGGCACGACCGCGGGCGCTGTGGCTCTGGCCGAGCGGGGTGTCCACGTTGATCGGTTCGTCGCACTGGGTTCTGCCGGGCTGCCCGATGGGCTCGACGATGCGCAGCAGCTGCACGCAGACCAGGTCTTCGCGGCTCAGGCGAAGGACGGCCCCACCGGCGAGTCCGGACAGGGTGACGAATGGGCGACGTTCGGCCGGGAGAAGAGCCTCGCCCATCGCGTCGACCCGACCGCGCAGGGTTTCGGAGCGACCGTGTTCGGCGCCGACGGCGGGACTGGGAGCGAGGGGCAGACCCTTGCGTCGGTCCTGCATCACGCCCCGGTGTTCAAGGACCACCGAGGTTACCTGGACCGTGGTACCGAGTCACTGCACAACGTGGCACTCGCCACCTCAGGTCAGGACGAGTTGCTGACCGGGGCGCGAGATCGATGA
- a CDS encoding mannose-1-phosphate guanylyltransferase, with protein MADALEDFYAIIPAGGIGSRLWPLSRADAPKFLHDLTGSGASLLRQTWDRLAPLAGEQRIMVVTGRAHRAAVEAQLPGVADHNVVLESEPKDSTAAIGLAAAILRRREPDVVIGSFAADHVIGDARGFRRSVREAVAAARAGYVTTIGITPTEPAIGFGYIHADGAALPVEGASTVHAVKSFVEKPDLDTARGYLEDGSYLWNAGMFIARADVLLAEIGRTKPELLAGIEELAAAWDTSSRGAVVDAIWPGLEKIAIDYTVAEPAAAAGRMAVVPGDFDWDDVGDFASLAKLQSGGRANNLAVLGDGARILADSSSGIVVAHSQRLISLIGVEDIVVVDTPDALLVTTSANAQRVKGVVDALKLSGRGDVL; from the coding sequence GTGGCAGACGCACTCGAGGACTTCTACGCGATCATCCCGGCCGGCGGCATCGGTTCCCGCCTCTGGCCGCTCTCGCGCGCCGACGCGCCCAAGTTCCTGCACGACCTGACCGGCTCCGGCGCGTCGCTCCTGCGGCAGACCTGGGACCGGCTCGCGCCGCTCGCCGGCGAGCAGCGGATCATGGTCGTGACCGGGCGGGCGCACCGAGCAGCCGTCGAGGCACAGCTGCCCGGCGTGGCCGACCACAACGTCGTGCTCGAGAGCGAGCCGAAGGACTCGACCGCGGCCATCGGGCTCGCCGCCGCCATCCTGCGCCGCCGTGAGCCGGACGTGGTCATCGGCTCGTTCGCGGCGGACCACGTCATCGGTGACGCCCGGGGCTTCCGCCGCTCGGTGCGCGAAGCCGTCGCCGCCGCACGCGCCGGGTACGTGACGACCATCGGCATCACCCCGACCGAGCCGGCGATCGGCTTCGGCTACATCCACGCCGACGGCGCCGCGCTCCCGGTCGAGGGTGCGTCGACGGTGCACGCGGTGAAGTCGTTCGTCGAGAAGCCCGACCTCGACACCGCCCGCGGCTACCTGGAGGACGGCTCGTACCTCTGGAACGCCGGCATGTTCATCGCGCGGGCCGACGTGCTGCTCGCCGAGATCGGTCGCACGAAGCCCGAGCTGCTCGCCGGCATCGAGGAGCTCGCCGCGGCGTGGGACACCTCCTCGCGCGGCGCGGTCGTCGACGCGATCTGGCCGGGGCTCGAGAAGATCGCCATCGACTACACCGTGGCCGAGCCTGCCGCCGCCGCGGGGCGCATGGCCGTCGTGCCCGGCGACTTCGACTGGGACGACGTCGGCGACTTCGCCTCGCTCGCGAAGCTGCAGTCCGGCGGGCGGGCGAACAACCTCGCCGTGCTCGGCGACGGCGCACGGATCCTCGCCGACTCGTCGAGCGGCATCGTCGTGGCGCACAGCCAGCGGCTCATCTCGCTCATCGGGGTCGAGGACATCGTCGTCGTCGACACCCCGGACGCGCTGCTCGTCACCACGAGCGCGAACGCGCAGCGGGTCAAGGGTGTGGTGGACGCACTGAAGCTGAGCGGTCGGGGGGACGTGCTCTGA
- a CDS encoding glycosyltransferase family 4 protein, which translates to MSARSVERGTSQRTVAVVTESFLPTLNGVTTSVLAVLDHLERRGHRAVVIAPDTPGLARFRSGTRVERYRSFDVHRVPAVAYRQFPVALPHPVLDTILAASGADVLHAASPFLLGGRAITAAGRLGIPSVAVFQTDVAGFARRNGLTATVPLVRRILGRIHAGASLTLAPSSATAAMLAEDGVPRVARWGRGVDTDLFHPDRRRSAHVRVARRRIAPGGETIVGYVGRLAPEKEVERLAELGGVPGIRLVVAGGGPSRASLERRLRHLDVTFTGPLRGDALADAYAMLDVFVHTGPAETFGQTLQEAHASGLPVVAPASGGPIDLVAPGLDGELYDPDVPQALRHAVLGLVTDPAAAARMGSAGRLRVEGTTWEAVGDQLLAHHDTARTIGAPPTLSRTLRVGWDESVSARA; encoded by the coding sequence ATGAGCGCACGCAGCGTGGAGCGCGGCACGTCCCAGCGGACCGTCGCCGTCGTGACCGAGAGCTTCCTGCCCACCCTGAACGGCGTCACCACCAGCGTCCTGGCGGTCCTCGACCACCTGGAGCGCCGCGGCCACCGCGCGGTGGTGATCGCCCCGGACACCCCCGGTCTCGCTCGGTTCCGCTCGGGGACCCGGGTCGAGCGCTACCGGTCATTCGACGTGCACCGGGTGCCCGCCGTGGCATACCGGCAGTTCCCGGTCGCGCTCCCCCACCCCGTGCTCGACACGATCCTCGCCGCCTCCGGCGCCGACGTGCTGCACGCGGCGAGCCCGTTCCTGCTGGGCGGTCGCGCGATCACGGCCGCCGGGAGGCTCGGCATCCCCTCCGTCGCCGTCTTCCAGACCGACGTGGCCGGGTTCGCCCGCCGCAACGGGCTGACCGCGACCGTCCCGTTGGTCAGGAGGATCCTGGGCCGCATCCACGCGGGGGCGTCGCTGACGCTCGCCCCGTCCAGCGCGACCGCGGCGATGCTCGCCGAGGACGGCGTGCCCCGCGTCGCCCGCTGGGGCCGCGGTGTCGACACCGACCTGTTCCACCCGGACCGGCGACGCTCGGCGCACGTCCGTGTGGCGCGGCGGCGGATCGCACCGGGTGGCGAGACCATCGTCGGCTACGTCGGTCGACTCGCGCCCGAGAAGGAGGTCGAGCGGCTCGCCGAGCTCGGCGGCGTCCCGGGCATCCGGCTGGTCGTCGCCGGCGGCGGGCCGTCGCGTGCGTCCCTCGAGCGTCGGCTGCGACACCTCGACGTCACGTTCACGGGACCCCTGCGCGGCGACGCCCTGGCCGACGCCTACGCGATGCTCGACGTCTTCGTGCACACGGGTCCGGCCGAGACCTTCGGGCAGACCCTGCAGGAGGCCCACGCGAGTGGCCTGCCGGTCGTCGCGCCGGCATCGGGCGGCCCGATCGACCTCGTCGCGCCCGGCCTCGACGGCGAGCTGTACGACCCCGACGTGCCCCAGGCACTCCGTCACGCCGTGCTCGGGCTCGTGACGGACCCGGCGGCGGCCGCACGGATGGGCTCGGCCGGGCGTCTCCGGGTCGAGGGCACCACGTGGGAGGCCGTCGGCGACCAGCTCCTCGCACACCACGACACCGCCCGCACGATCGGGGCTCCGCCGACCCTGTCCCGGACCCTCCGTGTCGGGTGGGACGAGAGTGTCAGCGCACGCGCATAG